In one window of Mercurialis annua linkage group LG4, ddMerAnnu1.2, whole genome shotgun sequence DNA:
- the LOC126676912 gene encoding uncharacterized protein LOC126676912 — protein sequence MHRSSSGSRVSDQDSSASSSFKNNNTNYTDKELQSQQHELPTYDPLSHVAKKERSRLRSAENAIHLIPLVLVLCAIILWFFSNPQSRV from the exons ATGCATAGATCATCGAGCGGTTCGCGAGTGAGCGATCAAGACTCGTCGGCATCGTCATCCTTCAAGAACAACAACACAAATTACACGGACAAAGAGCTACAGTCGCAGCAGCATGAACTACCCACTTACGATCCACTTTCACATGTTGCAAAGAAAGAACGGTCGCGTCTCAGATCTGCAGAGAATGCTATCCATTTAATCCCTCTTGTTCTCGTCCTTTGCGCCATCATTCTTTGGTTCTTCTCCAACCCTC AGTCTAGAGTTTGA